In Leisingera sp. NJS204, the following are encoded in one genomic region:
- a CDS encoding adenosine kinase, with protein sequence MTKTYQLVGIGNAVVDVIAQCEDSFLAEQGIEKGIMQLIERDRCEDLYAAMGNRVLTPGGSVANTIAGAGALGLQAAFIGRVRGDALGQFYADAMNNEGVAFVNPPVTDGEQPTSRSMIFVSPDGERSMNTYLGISSELSSEDVPEDAAGKARIMFLEGYLFDKDKGKTAFMEAARKCREGGGRVGLSISDPFCVERHRDSFLSLIGNELDFVIGNQDEICALFETDDLEAAMASTAAICPLVVCTRSSDGVTVLNDGVRIDVPVEAIVPVDATGAGDQFAAGFLFGMATGRSLDVCARMGCICAGEVIRHIGPRPETNVLHLLEEAGLA encoded by the coding sequence ATGACCAAAACCTATCAGCTCGTCGGTATCGGCAACGCCGTCGTCGATGTGATTGCACAATGCGAAGACAGCTTCCTGGCCGAACAGGGCATCGAAAAAGGCATCATGCAGCTGATCGAGCGCGACCGCTGCGAGGATCTTTATGCTGCGATGGGCAACCGGGTGCTGACCCCGGGCGGCTCGGTCGCCAATACCATTGCCGGCGCCGGCGCGCTGGGGCTGCAGGCCGCCTTTATCGGCCGGGTCCGCGGCGATGCGCTGGGACAATTCTATGCCGATGCGATGAACAACGAAGGCGTCGCCTTTGTGAACCCGCCGGTTACCGATGGCGAGCAGCCGACGTCACGGTCAATGATCTTTGTGTCGCCCGACGGTGAACGCTCAATGAACACTTACCTGGGGATTTCTTCCGAGCTGAGTTCGGAGGATGTTCCCGAAGACGCCGCCGGCAAGGCCAGGATCATGTTCCTGGAAGGCTATCTGTTCGACAAGGACAAGGGCAAGACCGCCTTCATGGAAGCGGCCCGCAAGTGCCGCGAGGGCGGCGGCCGGGTCGGCCTGTCGATTTCCGACCCGTTCTGCGTTGAACGGCACCGGGACAGCTTCCTGAGCCTGATCGGCAACGAACTGGATTTTGTGATCGGCAACCAGGACGAAATTTGCGCGCTGTTTGAAACCGATGACCTGGAGGCCGCGATGGCATCGACCGCCGCAATCTGCCCGCTGGTGGTCTGCACCCGGTCCAGCGACGGGGTGACCGTGCTGAATGACGGCGTGCGCATCGACGTCCCGGTCGAAGCCATTGTGCCGGTCGATGCCACCGGCGCGGGCGACCAGTTTGCCGCCGGCTTCCTGTTCGGCATGGCCACTGGCCGCAGCCTGGACGTCTGCGCCCGGATGGGCTGCATCTGTGCAGGCGAAGTGATCCGCCATATCGGCCCGCGCCCGGAAACCAATGTTCTGCACCTGCTGGAAGAAGCCGGACTGGCCTGA